The DNA sequence GAATTTTTCATTACAGCATTTTCATCAAATAAACGTTTAATTCTTTCTTGTTCAACCTTCATATTAAAATGTCCAGGACTTAACAAGGAAATAATCTCTTGTGTACGCTTACCAACTGCTGCTCTATATTCTAATAATGAATTAAAATCAACATTTGAGCTTAACAAAGCAATGTCTTCTTTACTCATATCATTTCCAGAATGAGTAAACGAAAGATTCATTTTTTCAAGCCAGTTTGAAGTGTGTAGAACTTGTTGCTCATTTAGCACTAATATATTCATCGTCATATCTTCTACACGAGTAATATGCCACAAATGCCACGCAATCGAATTACTTGTATCATGATTTGGCACTGGATATTGTCTAAATGTATTATCATCCAAGTTGTTCACTATTTCATCTGCTAAAGTAGTATCACTCATTTGGCTAATTGAAGAAGAATGTAGATATAAATGTAAAAATAAGAATAATTGTACAGCTTCTATGTGTTTTTCTGGATATAATAGATTTTCTCTTAATTTCTTATGGTTTTCATTCCAAATTTTACGTTGTTGCGTATCCTCTCAAAAATCCCCCATTTAACTTTTTTCTTCCTAAACAAAAGTCCACCGTTAGTACCATAATAGCGTTGGTAGCTTCTAGTAATATTGCACAACGTTTGATTAAATTTGTTTTATGAGGTAAAGAATTAAATCATCGTCATTTGCACATGGAGCATATTGCTCCAACTGTTGTCCTTTATACCACACCCCTGAACCGTCAGGGATATATCCTCTTTTAACATACATTTTTTGAGCAGAACCATAACCATAATGTAAACCAACGGCTAGCGATACTTTGTCTCTATATTCTTTTGCAATTCGTTCTACCACATCCATCATCTTGTTCCCAATACCATTCTTCTGAAATTTTATAAGTACGTTTAAATCAACAATTTCAGGGATATGTTCAGATGCGAAAGGTCCTGTTATAGCACTAGGTAAAAGTGTGACGTAACCTGCTACTTGATTATTTACTTCAGCAACAACAACTACCTGTTCTTTGCTTTCTTGACGAATGTAGAATTCCTCAAACTGCTCGTTTGGTTTATGCCAATTCTGTGCAACAAATCCTTTAACAAACTTCTCTATATCACCGTGTTCCATCGAGCGAATAATTAGATTGTCACACTGATAATAATTCATTTACAAACCTCCCCCGTTAATACATAACGTTTATTAAAATATGCGTTCTGTTTTGTAGGTCATTTCACCCCTTTATTATACCGTTATCAAGTAAAATATTCCCAATATTTTAAAAGCAGGCCTTGTGATTTGGTCTGCTAATTAATTTTTAAACGAGTACTTATTTAGATTGCGAATTAAGTGTTTTCCCACTCAACCGAACGGGTTAGACTAAAACAAGCATGGTTTTTATGTGATATCATGAGTTGATGTGCAAATGAAAAAATCTCAAAATGTGTAATTATTATATGATTTTTTATCAATTTGTCCTGTATTAATTTTTGTGAGTTTCATATAAAATGAATGAAAATAGATTTTGTAAGCGTTTTCCTCGAAGTGATCAAATCTAATTGGAGCATAACATGATACAATTTTTTATTAAAAAATTAAATGATATGAAAGTAAGAAATAAGCTAGTCTTTTCATTTATTTTAGTAGTGTTTGTCCCAATCTTAATTGTTGGTGTCATTTTGACTTCTGAACTACGGCAAATGGCATTAAATAATGCTATCGATCAAACCACATCAGATATGACTCGTATTAAGACGAGAATAAGTGATGCCCTCTTTCCTTCCGTTTACGTCTCAAATGCTTTATTAGTAGATCATCGATTAAATGACTTAGTGAATAGAACGTATGACTCTACTTATGATGTGGTGGAAGCGTACAGAAATTTTCACATTTTTGATAGTAATGTACGTTATTATAATGAAATTAATGATATTCGTTTTTATGTGAAAAACGATACGATGTTAAATAATTGGAGAATAATTCCGGTAAATAATCATAGTGAAGTGCTTCAGACATCATGGTACGAAGAAGCAATAGTCAATCGGGGGTTGATAAGCTGGGAGTTCATGGAGACGGAGAGAAGCGGTAGTGAAAGAAGGTTTCATATTACACGTGTCGTTCATTTTCCGCAGCATCAAACGTACGGTGTTCTTGTAGTCGAGATCAATACAAATAATTTAAATTTTATTTTGTCGCAAGAAGCGCTGCCCATTCTTATTTTAGATTCGAAAAATAACATCGTTGCCACAAATGATGTTGATCATCTAGGAAAAAACTTAGAGGAAGTCACCATTTCTCCTCAATTAACGAATGGAAGAACGGGAACCTTTCAAGATGTCGTATTTGATGAGCCATCACACATTACAGTAGATCACATATCAGTACCGAATAGTGTAAATGATTTAAGGATAGTATCGATTATCACAGATGCTGAAATAATGGAGGATGCGAATAAACTAAGAAGGTTAGGTTTTACGATAATCTCCATTAGCATTGTAATTGCTTTTATATTAATTTTTAGTGTCTCACACCTTATCTCAAACCGAATCTCTATTTTAAGTAATCAAATCAGAAAAGTGGCAAGGGGAAATTTGACTACTTATTCTGAGGTCGAGGGAAGAGATGAAATTGGTCAACTTTCCACAGAGTTTAATAGAATGACGAAAAGCATTAAAGAGCTTTTAGAAGAAATAGAGCATAAAAATACAGAAAAAAGGGTGCTAGAAAAAAGACAAAATCAAATAAAATTGAAAATGCTAGCAAGTCAAATTAACCCACATTTTTTGTTTAATACGTTAGAAACGATTAGGATGAAAACACTTTTAAGTGGTGAAAAGGAAATTGCCCATATTGTAAAGCGGTTAGGGAAGCTTTTACGTAGCAGTATAGAGGTTGGCGGTGGTATGGTCCCTTTAAAACAGGAAATGGAAATGGTAAAAGCGTATCTTGAAATTCAAAATTTTCGTTTTGACGAAAGGCTCGAATATGAGTTAAAGATCGATCCGAAAACAGAGGCTATTAAGATTCCGCCACTTATTATTCAGCCTTTAGTGGAAAACGCAGTGATACATGGGTTGGAGAATAAGATAGAAGGAGGAAAAGTAATCGTAGAGACGAGACTAATAGGAGATGATATGATCGTAAGTGTAAAAGATAATGGGGTTGGAATATCGACTAAGAAGAAGGAAGAGATTTTCTTGTCGTTAACAGAAAATACTGTAGAAGCAGAGAATAGAATTGGGCTAAGAAATGTTCATGAACGAATTCTATTAACATACAAAACTAGCAATGGTCTAGTTATCAATAGTGAACAACACAAAGGTACTCGAGTCTCATTTTCTATTCCTTTAAATGAAGATGAATAGAAAGGTTCTTCATTCTTGTTACATGATAGAGAAAGCTGAAAGAGGTGCACCGTCAAAACTATTATTGAGGTGGTATTCATGTATAAAGTATTAATTGTTGATGATGAGCGAACTGTAAGAGAAGGCTTAAAGGCAGTAATACCTTGGGAAGACTATGGTTTTCAAGTTGATACTTTAGTGAAGGACGGCCAACAAGCGTTGGAGCATTGTAGAGAAGGATCCTATGATTTAATTATTTCAGACATCCGAATGGCTGGGATGGACGGGCTGCAGCTCATTAAACATATTCGTGAGTTTGATAGTAAAATTCAATGTTTAATATTAACTGGCTATGCTGACTTTGATTATGCAAAAAAGGCGATTCAGCATAATGTAGCTGGGTATTTATTAAAGCCTATTGATGAAGAAAGTTTAATCCCAGCTTTAATTCAAATAAAAAAAGATTTGGACAAAGAAAATATAGTAAAGGAATTGACATTAATAGAAAAAGAGAGACAACGGGAATGGTTTATATTATCACATCTGTTTAATAAATCGGATGAACACGAAGCGGATGGCGGAGTCCAACTTGCTAAAGAGTTTGGTATTCACTGGGATAAATATGAAGTACTGTTAATGAAAATGGAGGATTTTAACCGAGAAGTAGCCAACATGCTTTCAATTAAACAGAAAATAAAAGAGCTAGTAGATCAAAAATCTAAAAAAGGTGCATTCGTTTTTTTACACGAAGCCTATGTCGGAATTTTATTTAATAGCAATGTTTATAAAAAAAGAGAGATTCAATATTTGTATCAAGAAATTAAAGAGGTACTCGATGATAGCCAGGTAAAATTCACATCTGCGCTTGGAAACTGTGTGGATTCTTTAAGTAAAATTAAAATTTCATATCAAACTGCTTTACGTTTAATACAGCATCAATTTTTCTTTCCTGAAGGTGAACTGTTAATAAGGGGGAAGGAGTTAATTAAATTTAAACGAACCAAAAGAGTGGGGAATTCAGAGACGTTGAATGAAATCATTAATAAGTTATACTTGTCTCTTGAGCTTGGTGAATGGCAAATGGTCAAATTATTATTGGAGCAAGTAGCGGAGTGGTCTGATCATGTTTATAGTGAAAGAACGTTAAAAAAGAATTACGTCTATATTTTATCTATTTTGATGAATAAGCTTCAAAAGTCTAAGCCTAATAAAGAACTATTTTTTTCAAAAATAGCAGAAAAAGTGTTGGAAATTTACCATATCAATCATTTTCAGCAGCTCCAGCAATTTGTGAATAATTTGGTTGATGAGCTATATGATGAGTTTGAGTATGATCAATCAGATGACCAACTGAAGAAGCTGATGATGCTCATTGAAAATAAGTATTATGAAAATTTAAAGCTAGAAAAGCTAGCTGATTTATTTAATTATAATAGTGCGTACTTAGGGAAGTTATTTAAAAGCTATACTGGTGAGTATTTCAACACCTATTTAGATAAAGTGAGAATAAAAAATGCGAAAAAATTTCTTCTCGAAGGGCTGAAGGTGTATCGTGTTGCTGAAATTGTCGGCTATAATAATGTAGATTATTTTCATAGTAAATTCAAAAAATACGTAGGTATTTCTCCTTCTGCATATCGCCGAAAAGAAAATAATCATTTAAAGAAACTCTCAGATCTCTAAGAGTTTTTCTTAAAAGGTAAGTGTATAAAATTGGTGGTGGAAATGATGCCACGCGTAGTAGCGAGAAGAGGCACTCACTACTATTTTAAAGAAATGTGTCATCATTTCTTCACCACTTCTAAGAAAAGACTAAAAACGAGCTTTACAAAGCTTGTTTTTAGTCTTTTCTTATTGATTAAGTATGTAATGGAGAATTTTGTGCATGAAGTACGTAGCGATATTGCTACACAGTTAAATGATGAAGGGATTTTTATTTTATGGGTTAAGATCAGAAACTTAGAAACCTTTACAAAACAAAGGTGTAAGCGGATACATCATCAAATTTTTATATGATTTTAGTAGTAATCATTGAGGTATTTCTAATTCAGAAAGTTAGCTAAGATTAAGTTGTAAAGAGGGAGGGATTACGGTGAAGACATCTACGGAGCAATCGCAGCAAACTGTTGTCATACCGAAGAAAAAACAATTTTGGAAGACAATGAAAAATCAAAAAATCCTATATTTAATGTCTATCCCAGTAGTGATTTATGTCTTTATTTTTAATTATCTTCCTGTCTGGGGTTGGACGATGGCCTTCCAAAATTATAGACCTGGAAGGGCGTTTCATGAACAAGAATGGGTTGGCCTTCAGCATTTTATTGAACTTTTTAATGATCCTCATTTTTATTTAGTATTACGTAATACGTTAGCGATGAGCATACTGTTACTAATTGCGGGCTTTACGATACCAATTATTTTTGCAGTACTTCTTAATGAATTAAAAGATTCTTTATTTAAAAGGTCTGTTCAAACAATCTCGTATTTACCTCATTTTGTATCATGGGTTGTCGTAGCCGGTATTGTTACGAAGATGCTATCTACAGATGGTGGGATTGTGAATGATATTCTCGTAGGATTAAATATAGTTGATAACCCCATACAGTTCATGGCGAAAGGAGAATGGTTTTGGTTTATTGTAACTGGAGCAGATGTATGGAAGCAGATGGGGTGGAACTCAATTATATTTTTGGCTGCGATGGCTGGGGTAGATCCACAACTTTATGAAGCTGCTCGAGTAGATGGTGCTGGTAGATTTAGACGAATATGGCATATTACATTGCCTGGAATTCGTCCAACAATCTTAGTTATTTTAATTTTATCAATCGGAAATTTAATCGCAATCGGGTTTGAAAGACAATTACTACTAGGGAACTCACTCACCCGAGAATATTCAGAAGTACTGGAATTGTATGCGCTTAACTACGGTATTGGAATGGGGCGCTATTCATACGGAACAGCAATCAGTATTTTTAACTCTATGGTGAGCATTTTCTTACTACTAGTGGCAAACGGTGTATTCAAGCGTTATTCAAATACAAGTGTGATGTAGGGGAGGTGACTAAGTTGAGGAAGAAGAAAAAAGGGTTAAATAGAATGACACCAGCTGAACGATTTTTTGATTATGCAAACTATATTTTCATGATCATCGTCATCGTCGTCATGCTGTATCCTTTCCTAAATGTACTGGCTATTTCATTAAATGATTCGACAGATACAGTTAGGGGCGGTATTTATATATGGCCGAGGGAATGGACGTTAGATAACTATGCGGTAATTATGCGTTATGATAGCTTAGTCACTGGTTTTATTAATTCAGTGTTAAGAACCGTAATCGGTACAGTCGGAGGATTAATTGTTTGTTCGATGGTGGCGTTCACACTAGCGAGAAAGGACTTCCAAGCACGAAGATTTGTGTCTACGGTCATTGTTCTCACAATGTTTTTCAGTGGAGGTTTAATCCCGACATACATGCTGATGCGTGATCTAGGATTGATTAATTCATTTGCCGTCTATATTTTACCGTTATTAGCAAGCGCTTGGAATATTATTATCATTCGTTCTTTTATGGATACGTTACCAAATGCACTCCAAGAATCTGCAAAAATAGATGGGGCTAATGATTTCGTTATCTATTGGAAAATTATTTTACCGATATGTAAACCAGTGTTAGCGACAATTGCATTATTCATTGCGGTCATGCAATGGAACATGTGGTTTGATACTTATATTTATAATAGCGCTAATCCAGCACTCACAACGTTACAATATGAATTAATGAAAATACTTCAAAACACTGCAACAAGCGCGGGGATAGATGCTACTCGTGGTGGAGCTGGTTCTGATTTAGTGAGTAGAGTTTCTCCTGAGTCTGTACGAATGGCTATTACCATAGTAACGATGGTTCCTATACTACTCGTCTATCCATTTTTACAAAAGTATTTTGTAAAGGGAATGACGTTAGGAGCAGTAAAGTAATTAGTATTAACTCGTATATCCATTTGGCAATACGAGTTCACATACAAGCTTTTAAAAATAAAAGGAGGGTTAATTTCATGCTTAGAAAGTATAGTAAAATGTTTGGTTTACTTGCGATGAGTTCACTTTTATTTGTAGCTGCGTGTAGTGATGACGACGCAGATACTAGCTCAGATGGTACGGATGAAAATGAGGGAACGACAGAGGATGTAGAGTTAGAAGGTGATTTAGAGCCGATTACTTTCTCCTTGTTCGCCGCCGATAACAACCCAAACTGGAATGGGATGGATACACCGGTTGGTCAAGAGATTTTGAAGGCTACAGGCGTCACGTTAGATGCAGACTTTGCCCTAGGTGATCCAGCTGAGAGAATTGCACTAATGGCTTCAAGTGGTCAATATCCAGACTTCATCTTGCCAAAAGGTGATGGAAACCTTTTAGTCGATGCAGGTGGAATGATTGATTTAAGACCTTTAATTGAAGAGCATGCACCTAATATTCAAAGAGTATATGGGGATTACTTAGACAGAATGGTATGGAGCGAGGATGACGATTCGATTTACTTTCTTGGAACGGCACCAATCGATGAAGAATGGTTATCTCCAGGAAATGGATTTTGGTTACAGCATGCGGTGGTCGAGGAGTTAGGTTATCCTGAAATTAATACTTTGGAGGATTTTGAAAACGCAATCAGAACTTATTATGAAATGTATCCTGAAATAGATGGACAGCCAACAATTCCTTTAACATTATTAGCTGACGATTGGCGATTATTAATTTCAGTGACAAATCCAGCATTTTTCTCTACTGGCGCACCGGATGATGGGGAATGGTATATTGATCAAGACACGTATGAAGCTATGCTTCACTACAAGAGACCAGAGGAAAGAGAGTACTTCCGTTGGTTAAATAAAATGAACGCAGAAGGACTATTAGACCCTGAAAGCTTTGTTCAACAGGAGGACCAATACAAGTCAAAAATTTCTTCAGGACGCGTATTAGCGATGATTGATGCAGATTGGTCTATCGGAGACACACAAGTAGCTCTTCGTGAAGATGGCAAGTATGAACGAATGCACGGAGTTTATCCTGTAACAATAGATGAAGATACGAAGCATGCAAACTTCTGGCCAACAGGCTACTTATCACAATGGGGAATTGGTATTTCTGTAGATAATCCAGATCCAGTACGAGCGATTAAGTTTTTAGACTGGATGGCAACGGATGAAGCACAAATCCTAAACAACTGGGGTGTTGAAGGAGAACATTATCAGCTTGATGAAGATGGAAATCGTTATTTAACGGAAGAGCAACGAGAAGAGCGAAGAGCTGATAGCACGTTTAGTGAAAGATCTGGAATTAGTGTATATAGAGAATATGGTCCGAACTTCGGAGATGGAGCAATAGATCCTACTGGTCAAACATATACAATTAATACACCAGATACCGTTATTGAAGACTATACTGATGTGGAAAAAGAGGTATTAGCTGCATATGGAGTGGAAACGTGGAAGGAACTCTTCCCTCATGACGATGAATTTACTCCAAGACCATATGGTGCTGCATGGCAAATTAACTATAGTTCAGATTCACCAATTGCAGTTCCGTTCCAAAGAGCACAGGACACGATGTTTACAAGAATTCCTCAAGCAATTTTAGCTGATCCTGATGAATTTGACGACATTTATGATACTTTCTTAGAAGAAATCAGTACCGATGCTATGGAGGAAGCAGAAAGAGAGTTTTCTAGACTTGTTCAACAGCGTGTGGAGCTTTGGGGCGAAGATTGATAAGCAATTGTGAAAAGTGGTAGATTAATAGTAATGAAACCACCTTCTACTAATGAGGGTGACTCAAAAGGTGATTGATGAGAGGGTACTGAAAAAAGCTTGATATTTTCAGTCTCTCGCGATGTATCCTTATGAGTCACCCTTTAAAGCAATGTTTGGGGCGGAGTGACCACGTGGAACCCAACCATAGCAGTTTTCTTAGATGGGGTGAGGCGGCGATTACATGTAACCGCTTACCTTCTAAGGTGTCTACAATAGTACGTGAGTTTAAAGTCTAAAAAGGTTTTACATATGTATATAAGGAGGAGTGGACTTAATATGAAATTTACAGATGGAAATTGGTTAATAAGAGAAGGGTTTGACCTTATTACACCTGAATACTTATTTAAAGTAACACATGATGAAGAATCGTTAACAGCTCTAGTAGCACCATACGATGTATCCAATAGAGGTGCACAACTAGATTTACCATTACTAACGGTAAAGTACTCCTCACCGATAAACGAAGTCATTCGTGTCCAAATAGTGCATCATAAAGGGAGAAAGCCGCTCTATCCTGAGTTTTCTATTAATGAACAAAATGATAGGTCTGTTAAGGTCACCGATAATGAGGAGTATGTATCTTTAACAAGCGGGAATTTATCAGTCGCATTGAATAAGGCAGGAGGCTGGGGATCGCAGTATTTGTTTGAAGGGAAGCCACTTACCTCCAGTGGTTTTAGAGGTATGGCCCATGTTACAGATGCGAAAAACAATACGTATATTCGGGAGGAGCTTTCTTTATCTGTAGGAGAAAATTTATATGGACTTGGAGAAAGATTTACTCCCTTTGTCAAAAATGGTCAAGTTGTTGATACGTGGAATAAAGACGGTGGAACGAGTTCCGAGCAGTCATATAAAAATGTACCATTTTATTTATCGAACAAAGGTTACGGGATTTTTGTCAACCACCCTGAAAATGTTTCCTTTGAACTAGCTTCTGAAAAAGTCTCAAAAGCGCAATTTAGCGTAGAGGGAGAGTCGTTAGAATACTTTATTATCGGTGGTGGCACAGCAAAGTGTGTGCTAGAAAACTATACAACACTGACAGGTAAACCGGCGTTACCTCCAGCATGGTCTTTTGGCTTATGGCTAACCACTTCCTTTACAACAAATTACGACGAGGAAACAGTGAATCGTTTTGTAGATGGAATGGCTGAGCGTAACTTACCATTACGCGTTTTTCATTTTGATTGCTTTTGGATGGAAGCCTTAAAATGGTGTGACTTTGAATGGGATAAAGAGGTCTTTCCGGATCCTCAAGGAATGCTAAATCGATTAAAAGAAAAAGGCTTAAAAATATGTGTTTGGATCAACCCATATATTTCACAACAATCGCATCTTTTTGACGAAGCAATGGAAAAAGGCTATTTGTTGAAAAAAGCAAATGGTGATGTATGGCAATGGGATAAGTGGCAGCCTGGAATGGGAATTGTTGATTTTACTAATCCGGACGCATGCAAATGGTACAACGCTCATTTAGAAAGACTGTTAGACATGGGAGTAGATAGCTTTAAAACAGATTTTGGTGAAAGAATTCCTACTGATGTTGTTTATCATGACGGTTCAGATCCAATGAAAATGCATAATTACTACTCATTTTTATATAATAAAGTCGTTTTTGAATTATTGGAGGAAAAGCTTGGGATTGGAGAAGCAACATTGTTTGCTCGTTCTTCTACAGCTGGCGGACAGCAATTCCCTGTTCATTGGGGTGGCGATTGCGACGCGACTTATGAATCAATGGCCGAGAGCTTGCGTGGAGGATTATCATTAGGGCTATCTGGCTTTGGCTACTGGAGTCATGATATTGGTGGATTTGAAAGCACGGCACCTGCCGACTTATATAAGAGGTGGGCAGCATTCGGTTTACTGTCAAGCCATAGTCGATTGCATGGTAGTAAATCATACCGAGTACCATGGATTTATGATGAGGAATCTGTAGATGTAGTAAGGTTCTTTACTAAACTAAAGTGCTCGTTGATGCCATATTTATATAATGAAGCCTACAATTCTTCAAAGGTTGGATTACCGATGATGCGTGCGATGCTTCTTGAGTTTCCAGACGATCCAACTTGTGATTATTTAGATCGTCAATATATGCTAGGGGATTCCTTCTTAGTTGCTCCAGTGTTTAGTGAAGATGGTGTCGTTTCCTACTATTTACCGGAAGGAACGTGGACAAATTATTTCACAAATGAAACGGTAGCTGGTGGGAAGTGGGTGAAGGAGCAGCATGATTATTTAAGTATTCCTCTTTATGTTCGTCCAAATACGATTGTTGCGGTTGGTTCGGAAAACACGAAGCCAGATTATGATTATGCGAATAATGTGGAGATGCACATATTCGAGCTTTCAACAACAGCAACAGCGACTGTAAGAAGTGAAAAAGGAGAAGAGGACTTCACGGTTACTGCTGAGAAAGTTGGGTCAGCGATAAAGGTGAAGTTAAATAAAGTAATAGAAAAGCCTTGGAGTATCGTGTTAAGAGGGATAGATACTGTGCGTGACGTAGAAGGAGCTTCTGTTGTTGACACGTCTATTGGAGTTAAGGTCGTACCAGGTGACTCTGTAGCGGAATTTACGATTTATTTATAAAAAATAGCTTAGTAGAATCAATCATATTTGGAATAAGCGATGTTATTTATCCCTTATTCTTTAAAAACAACGGAAGTTTTTTCATCGTCGAGATAGAATACAGTGGTAAAAGTAGATAGCATGACGAATTTTTTCAACCCCTTGCATTCCATTTATTTGAGATGAGAAGAAGGTGTTAAAATGGGGAAACAGGTGATCCTTTATTTTGTTATCGTGTTGTTCCTAACTGGATGCGATAGGGAAGAAGAGGAGAATAGCATAAATGTAATGGTTTTTTCAGGGCTTCCATTTTCACTTGAAGATAGTATGTATTCGTATTTTGATAGTGTTGAGTATGATGAGGAATTAGATATTAATGTAAAAATGTTTTTACCCTCTCGGGAAAAGCTGATCATTGAAATGGTGGCGCGTGAGGGAGATATTTACCTCGTTGAGGATTTTATGTTTCCGATTATTTTTGATCCAGTCATTTTGCATCCTCTTGATTCTATTGCCTTTCATGTTGATGAAGAGAAACAGCATGTTGGGGAAAATGAGCAAACAGGAGAAGAAAACATTTATGCAATTACGGTTAATGGTGATGCGAAGCTTTTCCAGGAGCTAGGGGTGAATGTATCTACTGATTTTGTTGCAGTGATGATGGAGGATACACCTTCACACTCATATGGGTTAAAGCTCATGGAGGCGATAGTAAACTAGAATTTTATCTGAAAAAGGGAATTCAATGCTTTAAACATTCTATTATGGAGGTGAAGGGTTATGGGGCGAAGTTGGGTAGATTCACCGTTGTACACAATTGCAGATTGGGTCATGCGATTAGCGCTTATTAATTTATTGTGGTTAGGCTTCACGGTATTAGGATTGTTTATTTTAGGTTTTATGCCAGCAACTGTAGCGATGTTTGCAGTAATTAGAAAGC is a window from the Evansella cellulosilytica DSM 2522 genome containing:
- the yicI gene encoding alpha-xylosidase, which gives rise to MKFTDGNWLIREGFDLITPEYLFKVTHDEESLTALVAPYDVSNRGAQLDLPLLTVKYSSPINEVIRVQIVHHKGRKPLYPEFSINEQNDRSVKVTDNEEYVSLTSGNLSVALNKAGGWGSQYLFEGKPLTSSGFRGMAHVTDAKNNTYIREELSLSVGENLYGLGERFTPFVKNGQVVDTWNKDGGTSSEQSYKNVPFYLSNKGYGIFVNHPENVSFELASEKVSKAQFSVEGESLEYFIIGGGTAKCVLENYTTLTGKPALPPAWSFGLWLTTSFTTNYDEETVNRFVDGMAERNLPLRVFHFDCFWMEALKWCDFEWDKEVFPDPQGMLNRLKEKGLKICVWINPYISQQSHLFDEAMEKGYLLKKANGDVWQWDKWQPGMGIVDFTNPDACKWYNAHLERLLDMGVDSFKTDFGERIPTDVVYHDGSDPMKMHNYYSFLYNKVVFELLEEKLGIGEATLFARSSTAGGQQFPVHWGGDCDATYESMAESLRGGLSLGLSGFGYWSHDIGGFESTAPADLYKRWAAFGLLSSHSRLHGSKSYRVPWIYDEESVDVVRFFTKLKCSLMPYLYNEAYNSSKVGLPMMRAMLLEFPDDPTCDYLDRQYMLGDSFLVAPVFSEDGVVSYYLPEGTWTNYFTNETVAGGKWVKEQHDYLSIPLYVRPNTIVAVGSENTKPDYDYANNVEMHIFELSTTATATVRSEKGEEDFTVTAEKVGSAIKVKLNKVIEKPWSIVLRGIDTVRDVEGASVVDTSIGVKVVPGDSVAEFTIYL